From the Halomonas meridiana genome, one window contains:
- a CDS encoding ATP-binding protein → MSADRAAALAAKVAALEARNAALEEEKRHYQWLAESTTDLISRHARDGTFLYASQAARELLGYEPDELIGVSAYQLFHPADLSDLLNKSPRVYYHDGFYQQTYRFRAKAGHYVWFETTSRTRRDAETGELIDILCVSRDVGRRIEAEATRERLAQVVESTTDYVLFLGPNLRVFSANEAARRCFALPNEASTALSELYQAESLCLLNEVVFPAVERYGSWSGELEMRTASGSVPVLSVVLAHRSRGAEPGHYALVNRDISARKAAESQARRHQEQIAHANRLAAAGELASNIAHELNQPLGAIANYTSGALLKCQQQPTPLASELQLPLERIDEQVQRLAQRLRHLRSFVRKRSHHVRPLALDEVVAAACRLCEWQYQQASIELVVRLPDTLPRVYADPIALEQVIVNLLLNALTASRRVNDAKVVFMSARRSGQRQITLSVEDEGPGVEKAHQQTIFDAFFTTREEGLGMGLAISRTLMESMGGALSLRDESARGACFDVSLRTETDA, encoded by the coding sequence GTGAGTGCTGACAGAGCGGCCGCCCTGGCGGCGAAAGTAGCGGCCCTGGAAGCGCGCAACGCCGCACTCGAGGAGGAAAAGCGCCACTATCAGTGGCTGGCCGAAAGCACCACGGACCTGATCTCCCGTCACGCCCGGGACGGCACGTTTTTGTATGCCTCCCAGGCCGCGCGGGAGCTGCTGGGCTATGAACCCGACGAGCTCATCGGCGTCTCCGCGTACCAGCTGTTTCACCCAGCCGATTTGAGCGACCTGCTCAACAAGTCGCCGCGGGTGTACTACCACGACGGCTTCTATCAGCAAACCTACCGTTTCCGCGCCAAGGCGGGCCATTACGTATGGTTCGAAACCACCAGCCGCACTCGGCGGGACGCCGAGACTGGCGAATTGATCGATATCCTCTGCGTCTCCCGAGACGTCGGGCGTCGTATCGAGGCCGAAGCCACTCGGGAGCGTTTGGCACAGGTGGTTGAATCCACCACCGACTACGTGCTGTTTTTAGGGCCCAACCTGCGGGTATTCAGCGCTAACGAAGCCGCTCGCCGCTGCTTTGCCTTACCCAACGAAGCGTCCACTGCGCTCAGTGAGCTATACCAAGCCGAGTCGCTGTGCTTGTTAAATGAGGTAGTGTTTCCAGCCGTGGAGCGTTACGGCTCCTGGAGCGGGGAATTGGAGATGCGCACCGCGAGCGGCAGCGTACCGGTGCTCAGCGTGGTACTGGCCCACCGCAGCCGAGGAGCCGAGCCTGGCCACTACGCCCTGGTCAATCGCGATATTAGCGCTCGAAAAGCCGCCGAATCCCAAGCGCGTCGCCATCAAGAGCAGATTGCCCACGCTAACCGGTTAGCCGCCGCAGGCGAGCTTGCCTCCAATATCGCCCACGAGCTAAACCAACCTTTAGGTGCCATTGCCAACTATACCAGCGGCGCGCTGCTCAAGTGCCAACAGCAGCCCACACCGCTTGCCAGCGAGCTACAGCTGCCTCTGGAGCGCATTGACGAGCAGGTACAGCGCCTTGCTCAGCGGCTGCGTCATCTGCGCAGCTTCGTCCGTAAGCGCAGCCATCACGTGCGCCCACTGGCGCTGGACGAGGTGGTCGCGGCTGCCTGTCGCCTCTGTGAGTGGCAGTATCAGCAAGCATCGATCGAACTCGTAGTACGCCTGCCCGATACGCTGCCGCGCGTCTACGCCGACCCGATTGCCCTGGAGCAGGTCATCGTGAACTTACTGCTGAACGCGCTGACCGCTAGCCGCCGAGTGAACGACGCCAAGGTGGTCTTCATGAGCGCCCGGCGAAGCGGCCAGCGCCAGATCACCCTAAGCGTTGAGGACGAGGGGCCGGGGGTTGAAAAAGCACACCAGCAGACCATTTTTGACGCTTTCTTCACCACCCGCGAGGAAGGGTTGGGCATGGGGCTGGCCATTAGCCGCACGCTCATGGAGAGTATGGGCGGCGCCCTCTCTTTGCGCGACGAGAGTGCCAGGGGCGCCTGTTTTGACGTATCACTGCGAACGGAGACCGATGCCTAA
- a CDS encoding 2OG-Fe(II) oxygenase has protein sequence MIASPDIDTPALDPHAHLALVDALVEQGWYVGKGVIDPALCQALHREIHQLAELDALDEAGIGRGQQHHLRKDIRGDAIHWLDRESDAQRRYLDAMAALQQSLNQALFLGLFEYEAHFAHYPAGAFYQRHLDSFRGRANRVISTVGYLNPDWPSDGGGEMVIYHPDDPTLEVARVVPEAGTFACFLSETIPHEVLPTRQPRASIAGWFRRNASMGGVLDPAR, from the coding sequence ATGATTGCTTCGCCTGACATCGACACCCCGGCCCTCGATCCCCACGCCCACCTAGCGCTGGTAGACGCGCTGGTGGAACAGGGGTGGTATGTAGGTAAAGGCGTGATCGACCCGGCGCTTTGCCAAGCGCTGCACCGGGAGATTCATCAGCTGGCCGAGCTGGACGCCCTGGACGAGGCGGGTATTGGCCGCGGCCAGCAGCATCACTTGCGCAAAGACATACGCGGCGATGCCATCCACTGGCTAGACCGAGAAAGTGACGCCCAACGCCGCTATCTGGATGCCATGGCAGCGCTACAGCAGTCTCTCAACCAAGCGCTGTTTCTGGGTCTGTTCGAGTACGAGGCCCACTTTGCTCATTACCCTGCCGGTGCCTTCTACCAGCGTCACCTAGACAGCTTTCGCGGGCGGGCCAACCGAGTGATTTCTACTGTCGGCTACTTGAATCCCGACTGGCCGAGCGACGGCGGCGGTGAAATGGTGATTTATCATCCGGATGACCCAACGCTAGAAGTGGCCCGCGTGGTGCCCGAAGCCGGCACCTTTGCCTGCTTTTTATCGGAAACCATTCCCCATGAAGTGCTGCCCACCCGCCAGCCTCGCGCCAGCATTGCGGGCTGGTTCCGCCGCAACGCATCGATGGGCGGCGTGTTGGACCCTGCGCGCTAA
- a CDS encoding CoA pyrophosphatase produces the protein MLEKLRKRLQQHTPQRLDHVALPEAAVLMPIVERPAPTLLFTRRASHLNTHRGQVAFPGGKREPGDADLYATALREAEEEIALAPGLVQPLGRLSDVISLHGIRVTPWVGIIPPDLPLVADPAELDAIFEVPLSHFLDDQRTHTDVITVDGVAHYVPSYHVDGHVIWGLSAMMLVELLAEGFGMEIDLYQRPPGALRHYPERRTPTSRRSANAERAPVTRTTK, from the coding sequence ATGTTAGAGAAACTGCGCAAACGGCTGCAACAGCATACCCCTCAACGGCTAGACCATGTAGCACTGCCGGAAGCTGCCGTGCTCATGCCGATTGTTGAGCGCCCTGCCCCCACCCTACTGTTTACTCGCCGAGCCAGCCACTTGAATACCCACCGTGGCCAAGTCGCTTTTCCTGGCGGTAAACGTGAACCGGGTGACGCTGATCTATATGCCACGGCGTTGCGGGAAGCAGAAGAAGAGATTGCGTTAGCCCCTGGCCTGGTACAGCCCCTGGGGCGGCTGTCGGACGTCATTTCGCTGCACGGCATTCGCGTGACGCCCTGGGTGGGTATCATTCCGCCGGACCTACCGCTGGTGGCGGATCCCGCGGAGTTGGACGCCATTTTCGAAGTCCCGCTCAGCCACTTTTTAGACGACCAGCGTACCCATACCGATGTGATCACCGTCGATGGCGTTGCCCACTACGTGCCCAGCTATCACGTCGATGGCCACGTGATCTGGGGCTTATCTGCGATGATGCTGGTGGAGCTGCTGGCCGAGGGGTTTGGTATGGAGATTGACCTGTATCAGCGCCCGCCCGGTGCTTTGCGCCACTACCCTGAACGTCGTACCCCGACTAGCCGACGCTCGGCCAACGCCGAGCGCGCGCCCGTGACGAGAACCACGAAATGA
- a CDS encoding MotA/TolQ/ExbB proton channel family protein, giving the protein MDLATLIGLVGAAVLVGASVIMGTSPEVFMNPTGLLLVVGGSLFVVLAKFSITQFKFAFKAAARAFKFQLPSIQESIDELVELSKVARREGMIALESRDVNSPFLKKGLQMLADGFSADMIKEMMEKERLLTLERNEAGGQVFSALGEVSPAMGMIGTLVGLVQMLSNMGDPSLIGPAMAVALLTTLYGAMIATMIATPLADKLWVRMNQESKMQELWIDALLAIKGDKNPRVLEQMLTIYLPPEHRTAESSEERGAASERT; this is encoded by the coding sequence GTGGATCTCGCAACGCTGATTGGCTTGGTAGGAGCTGCCGTGCTGGTAGGTGCCTCTGTCATCATGGGCACGTCGCCGGAAGTGTTTATGAACCCTACCGGGCTTTTATTGGTGGTGGGCGGCAGTTTATTCGTGGTGCTCGCCAAGTTCAGCATCACACAGTTCAAGTTTGCGTTTAAAGCAGCGGCGCGGGCCTTCAAGTTTCAGTTACCCAGTATTCAAGAGAGTATCGACGAGTTGGTGGAGCTTTCTAAGGTCGCCCGTCGAGAAGGCATGATTGCGCTGGAAAGCCGAGACGTAAACTCTCCGTTCTTGAAGAAAGGGCTACAAATGCTGGCCGATGGCTTTAGTGCCGACATGATCAAGGAGATGATGGAGAAAGAGCGCCTACTGACGCTCGAGCGTAACGAAGCCGGTGGCCAAGTCTTCTCCGCGCTCGGTGAAGTATCGCCCGCCATGGGCATGATCGGCACGCTCGTGGGGCTGGTGCAGATGCTCTCGAATATGGGAGACCCTTCCCTCATCGGCCCCGCCATGGCAGTCGCGCTGCTCACCACGCTGTATGGCGCGATGATCGCAACGATGATCGCCACCCCCCTGGCCGACAAGCTTTGGGTGCGCATGAACCAAGAATCCAAAATGCAGGAGCTTTGGATAGATGCGCTTCTCGCCATCAAGGGCGACAAAAACCCGCGGGTACTCGAACAGATGCTGACCATTTATCTGCCGCCAGAGCATCGCACTGCCGAGAGCAGCGAAGAGCGCGGTGCGGCAAGCGAGCGAACGTAG
- a CDS encoding OsmC family protein: MDSKASAHWEGGLKDGQGKVATESGVLDAGYSFKQRFEGEPGTNPEELIGAAHASCFSMALSMILGEKGYTADAIDTQARVTLSQSDAGFDISSIHLDVEASVSGADDAAFQEAAETAKANCPVSKVLKADITMSAKLKG, from the coding sequence ATGGATAGTAAAGCAAGCGCACATTGGGAAGGTGGTCTGAAAGATGGCCAAGGTAAGGTCGCCACTGAAAGCGGTGTCCTGGATGCAGGTTACTCCTTCAAGCAGCGTTTCGAAGGCGAACCGGGCACTAACCCCGAAGAGCTGATTGGCGCCGCACACGCCAGCTGTTTCTCCATGGCGCTGTCGATGATTCTGGGCGAGAAAGGCTACACGGCCGATGCGATCGATACCCAGGCGCGCGTCACGCTGTCACAAAGCGATGCGGGTTTCGATATTTCCAGCATTCACCTGGACGTGGAAGCCAGCGTGAGCGGTGCCGATGACGCCGCTTTCCAGGAAGCCGCAGAAACCGCCAAGGCCAACTGCCCGGTCTCCAAGGTCCTCAAAGCTGACATCACGATGTCAGCCAAGCTGAAAGGCTAA
- a CDS encoding PRC-barrel domain-containing protein, producing the protein MKPTFLTTLILPALMATAGIAQANEGNTGTEASYLTNAPDNTFHSDSLTGNQVRSSVENDEDIGTINDLIIDEDGKINAVVVGVGGFLGMGEKNVAIEWDSLELTKGEDNEEYVISVNASEEALQDAQAYEREGDLHTERDTEMNNSDENTMDETQS; encoded by the coding sequence ATGAAACCGACTTTTCTCACGACCCTCATTCTTCCCGCCCTGATGGCCACGGCAGGCATCGCTCAAGCCAATGAGGGCAACACGGGTACGGAAGCGTCTTACCTGACCAATGCCCCAGACAACACTTTCCACTCCGATTCGCTGACGGGCAATCAAGTACGCAGCAGCGTTGAAAACGACGAAGACATCGGCACCATCAACGACTTGATCATCGACGAGGATGGCAAAATCAACGCCGTGGTCGTCGGTGTAGGCGGTTTCCTGGGAATGGGCGAAAAGAATGTCGCCATCGAGTGGGACTCCCTGGAACTGACGAAAGGCGAGGACAATGAGGAGTACGTGATTTCCGTCAACGCCTCGGAAGAAGCGCTACAGGATGCGCAGGCGTACGAGCGGGAGGGAGACCTGCACACGGAGCGCGATACCGAGATGAACAATAGCGACGAAAACACCATGGACGAGACACAAAGCTAA
- a CDS encoding MOSC domain-containing protein → MKITQLTVYPVKSLQGIDVTQSEIHAHGLAWDRRWMLVDAQQRFVTQRQLPALATISVALTSEALVLSHPSVEPIFISLAEPEGNLRLVSVWNDHCKALPESEAVSEWLEAALGEQARGISLVRFATTFTRAVEEDFLAGGEAHSYFADGYPFLITTTGSLDALNSALVAGGNTPVPMNRFRPNIVVDADEAWQEDRWATIESDTYQLTLRKPCQRCKITTVDQHTGTIPTQAEPLKTLLALNTQPHLKGAHFGQNATLTAGEGSVIRVGDAVSVTPR, encoded by the coding sequence GTGAAGATTACGCAATTAACGGTTTACCCGGTGAAATCCCTGCAGGGGATCGATGTGACCCAGAGCGAGATTCATGCCCACGGCCTTGCTTGGGACCGCCGGTGGATGCTGGTGGATGCCCAGCAGCGCTTTGTCACCCAACGGCAGCTGCCCGCGCTGGCGACGATATCCGTGGCGTTGACGTCGGAAGCCCTGGTGCTCTCTCACCCCAGCGTCGAGCCGATATTCATCTCGTTGGCAGAGCCCGAGGGTAACCTGAGGCTGGTATCGGTATGGAATGATCACTGTAAAGCGCTGCCGGAGAGCGAGGCAGTGTCCGAATGGTTGGAGGCTGCGCTGGGTGAGCAGGCCCGAGGCATTAGCCTGGTCCGCTTCGCCACGACCTTTACCCGAGCGGTGGAAGAGGATTTTCTGGCAGGGGGTGAAGCCCACAGCTACTTCGCTGATGGCTACCCCTTTTTGATCACCACTACCGGTTCCCTGGATGCGTTGAACAGCGCGCTGGTGGCGGGAGGCAATACACCGGTACCCATGAACCGGTTTCGCCCCAATATCGTGGTAGACGCCGACGAGGCTTGGCAGGAGGATCGCTGGGCAACAATCGAGAGTGACACCTACCAACTCACCCTGCGCAAACCCTGCCAACGCTGCAAGATCACTACCGTCGATCAGCACACAGGCACGATTCCCACTCAGGCCGAGCCGCTCAAAACGCTCTTGGCGTTGAATACCCAGCCTCATTTGAAAGGCGCGCACTTTGGTCAAAACGCCACGTTAACGGCGGGTGAAGGCAGCGTCATTCGTGTGGGGGATGCGGTGTCCGTAACGCCCCGCTAG
- a CDS encoding gluconokinase — protein MGVSGSGKSHIGQQLAASVGATFIDGDDHHSPANVAKMASGTPLNDDDRRDWLATLAGLFADYKSRDESVVIACSGLKRRYRDRLREGDSALRILYLEGTQALLRERLETRAGHFFKGDSMLASQLADLEPPQADEAVTLSISLTPEVIVERFRATLAPEPHRSLG, from the coding sequence ATGGGCGTCTCTGGGTCGGGCAAGTCGCACATTGGTCAGCAGCTAGCGGCCAGTGTGGGGGCCACGTTCATCGATGGCGACGATCATCATTCGCCCGCCAACGTGGCCAAGATGGCCAGTGGGACGCCGCTGAACGACGATGACCGCCGCGACTGGCTGGCGACCCTGGCTGGGCTGTTTGCCGATTACAAGTCGCGGGACGAATCGGTGGTGATTGCCTGTTCCGGCCTCAAACGGCGTTACCGCGACCGTCTGCGAGAAGGGGATAGCGCGCTGCGTATCCTGTATTTAGAAGGCACCCAAGCGCTGCTACGCGAGCGCTTGGAAACGCGCGCCGGGCACTTTTTCAAGGGCGACAGCATGTTGGCCAGCCAACTGGCCGATTTGGAACCGCCCCAGGCAGATGAGGCCGTGACGCTCTCCATCAGCCTGACGCCCGAAGTGATCGTCGAGCGTTTTCGTGCCACGCTCGCGCCAGAGCCGCACCGCTCATTAGGCTAA
- a CDS encoding L,D-transpeptidase family protein: MTASAMASDAELPKGHFLLPESGNMVGEVYTVTASEEDTLLDIAREHNVGYEEIRMANPDVSIWVPGEGAEVTIPSQFILPDEPRTGIVINVAELRMYYYPEVEDGEAPRVETYPIGIGRDAYNTPLGITETTMRLENPAWYPPESIRREAAERGDPPPAVVPPGPDNPLGQYAILLDIPGYLIHGTNQPDGIGMRASRGCIRMHPEDIESVFWRVPVGTQVNIIDAPIKLGWGANDDAYIQAFTATDEQAFGMETLLNVVSLIEEHKGEGRANYEQVSRVLEEANGQIVPLS, from the coding sequence ATGACGGCCAGCGCGATGGCCAGTGACGCCGAACTGCCGAAAGGCCACTTTCTGTTGCCCGAATCAGGCAACATGGTCGGTGAGGTATATACCGTCACCGCCAGCGAAGAGGATACGCTGCTGGATATCGCCCGGGAGCATAACGTGGGCTACGAAGAGATCCGCATGGCCAATCCGGATGTCAGTATCTGGGTGCCGGGAGAGGGCGCCGAGGTCACCATCCCCAGCCAGTTCATTCTGCCTGATGAACCTCGCACAGGGATCGTAATCAACGTGGCCGAGCTGCGGATGTACTACTATCCCGAGGTCGAAGACGGAGAAGCGCCCCGCGTCGAAACCTATCCGATCGGGATTGGCCGCGATGCCTACAATACGCCGCTCGGTATCACCGAAACCACCATGCGTTTGGAAAACCCTGCGTGGTATCCGCCTGAGTCGATCCGTCGCGAGGCAGCCGAGCGGGGGGATCCACCGCCTGCGGTCGTTCCGCCCGGCCCAGACAATCCGTTGGGCCAGTATGCCATTTTGCTGGATATCCCCGGTTATCTGATCCACGGCACCAACCAGCCGGATGGGATTGGCATGCGCGCTAGCCGCGGCTGTATCCGTATGCACCCGGAGGATATCGAGTCGGTGTTTTGGCGTGTGCCGGTGGGCACCCAGGTGAACATCATCGACGCGCCCATCAAGCTCGGCTGGGGCGCCAATGACGATGCCTACATTCAGGCGTTCACGGCGACCGATGAGCAGGCCTTTGGCATGGAAACGCTGTTGAACGTGGTGAGCCTGATCGAAGAGCATAAAGGGGAAGGTCGTGCCAACTACGAGCAGGTGAGCCGCGTGTTGGAAGAAGCCAACGGCCAGATCGTACCGCTGAGCTAA
- a CDS encoding OmpA family protein — MAQKQTNIPAWMVTYADLMSLLLCFFVLLLSFAEIDAQKFRRVADELSKAFGVQRDIEAMQIPMGTSAVMQNFSPATPDRTLIEEVRQRTMQQQPQLESMRSMLETQQRQRSLQVAGSVESLLEDALPEGVAEITVDEYRVVVRIAENGTFDSGTATVTPAFASLLQELAVLLGELTGTVSIDGHTDDVPIRTAQFRSNWDLSAMRAASVANVLVNSGAIAPGRLIIQGFAETRPLAANDTPEGRAANRRVELTIDASAPFDDRGERSMQSLQASASEASPSLATISAP, encoded by the coding sequence ATGGCACAAAAGCAGACCAACATTCCCGCATGGATGGTGACCTACGCCGACCTGATGTCGCTGCTGCTGTGCTTCTTCGTGCTGCTGCTGTCGTTTGCCGAAATCGACGCGCAGAAGTTTCGCCGCGTGGCGGACGAGCTGTCCAAAGCCTTTGGGGTGCAGCGGGACATCGAAGCCATGCAGATTCCCATGGGAACGAGTGCGGTGATGCAAAACTTCTCCCCTGCGACGCCGGACCGAACGCTCATCGAAGAGGTGCGCCAGCGTACCATGCAACAGCAGCCGCAGTTGGAGTCGATGCGTAGCATGCTGGAAACCCAGCAGCGACAGCGCAGCTTGCAAGTGGCTGGCAGCGTCGAGTCGCTGCTCGAAGACGCCCTGCCTGAAGGCGTAGCGGAGATTACGGTGGATGAGTACCGCGTGGTGGTACGCATTGCCGAAAACGGCACGTTCGACTCGGGAACCGCTACGGTGACCCCCGCGTTTGCCAGCTTGCTGCAGGAGCTTGCCGTGCTATTGGGGGAGTTGACCGGTACCGTCTCGATTGATGGCCATACCGACGATGTCCCTATTCGCACCGCGCAGTTTCGCAGTAACTGGGATCTGTCGGCGATGCGCGCCGCTTCGGTAGCCAACGTCCTGGTGAATTCCGGTGCCATTGCCCCCGGGCGTTTGATCATCCAAGGGTTTGCCGAAACGCGGCCGCTTGCCGCCAACGATACGCCAGAAGGGCGGGCCGCGAATCGCCGGGTCGAGTTGACCATCGATGCTAGCGCGCCCTTCGATGATCGCGGTGAGCGCTCCATGCAGTCGTTGCAGGCCAGTGCTTCGGAGGCGTCGCCATCGTTGGCGACGATCAGCGCACCGTAA
- a CDS encoding DMT family transporter — translation MSSADALRLLLLSSLWGLSFIFMRVAAPEFGPLPLVLVRMGIGALLLLPLLLSLHYVRLIWQHKGPLLLLGVVNHVLPFSLLALATTRLEAGFTSLINATTPIFTALLGAAFFATPVQRQQYLGLALALLGVYVLSANRLDFGLGGDGWFIIAVLGATFCYGLAGNYSKTRLSHLPTRVLAAGSSAMSALVLLLPGVLLWPSEPISPLAWGNALALAMLSTTLAFLLYFGLLASAGATAASTVTFLVPVSALLWGYLLLDETLSLQVVTGMVITLLGTAIATKLLRFKPSGALRTPHPPHE, via the coding sequence ATGTCATCGGCCGATGCGCTGCGCCTTTTATTACTCTCTTCGTTATGGGGGCTATCGTTTATCTTCATGCGGGTCGCAGCGCCCGAGTTTGGCCCTCTGCCGCTGGTGTTGGTGAGAATGGGGATTGGCGCCCTACTGCTGCTACCGCTGCTGTTGAGCCTGCATTACGTGCGTCTGATCTGGCAGCACAAAGGGCCGCTGCTGCTACTGGGAGTGGTCAACCATGTCTTGCCTTTCTCGCTGCTGGCACTAGCGACGACGCGGTTAGAGGCGGGGTTTACGTCACTGATTAACGCCACCACGCCGATTTTTACCGCGCTGTTAGGGGCCGCCTTCTTTGCGACGCCCGTGCAACGCCAGCAGTATCTGGGGTTGGCGCTGGCGCTATTGGGCGTCTATGTGCTCTCCGCCAACCGGCTGGACTTCGGTTTGGGCGGCGATGGCTGGTTCATCATCGCCGTACTGGGTGCGACGTTCTGCTACGGCTTGGCGGGCAACTACTCCAAAACGCGCCTTAGCCACTTGCCTACCCGGGTACTGGCCGCTGGCAGCAGCGCCATGTCGGCGCTGGTGTTACTCCTTCCTGGCGTGCTGCTATGGCCCAGCGAGCCCATCAGCCCCCTGGCGTGGGGCAACGCCCTGGCACTGGCCATGCTCAGCACGACGCTCGCCTTCTTGCTGTACTTTGGTTTACTGGCAAGCGCCGGGGCAACGGCGGCGTCGACGGTGACGTTTCTCGTCCCCGTCAGTGCCCTGCTGTGGGGCTATTTGCTACTGGATGAAACGCTGAGCCTACAGGTCGTCACGGGTATGGTGATTACTCTACTGGGCACCGCGATTGCCACGAAGCTTTTGCGCTTCAAGCCTAGCGGGGCGTTACGGACACCGCATCCCCCACACGAATGA
- the gntR gene encoding gluconate operon transcriptional repressor GntR, producing MKKKRPTLQDIADRVGATKMTVSRCLRDPETVSEGLRERIFSIAEQIGYIPNRAPDLLSRATSHSIGVLVPSLTNQVFADVIVGIEAYTEPAGYHLMLSHYGYSQELEERSLASLLSYNVDGVILSDRDHTPRSLRMLETAGIPIVEIMDTHRPPLQQAVGYDNVRAAYDMVSEMIRRGRRQVIYLAVRLDERTRQRELGYRQAMEERGLTPVTLQSSQRSSYTVGAALMQEIQRDYPDADGIFCTNDDVAVGAYFECLRQSIAVPEQMAIAGFHGHDVGQAMTPRLASVVTPRQAIGKAAAKTLLARIRGEALEQKVVDLGYRIEAGSTL from the coding sequence TTGAAGAAAAAACGCCCTACATTACAAGATATTGCTGATCGCGTTGGTGCCACCAAAATGACCGTCAGCCGCTGTTTGCGTGACCCGGAAACGGTGTCTGAAGGTCTTCGAGAGCGCATTTTCAGCATTGCCGAGCAAATTGGCTACATCCCCAATCGCGCCCCCGACCTGCTTTCCCGTGCCACCAGCCACTCCATCGGCGTGCTGGTTCCTTCGCTGACCAACCAGGTGTTTGCCGACGTCATCGTGGGGATCGAAGCCTACACCGAGCCTGCGGGCTATCACTTGATGCTCTCCCACTACGGCTACAGTCAAGAACTGGAGGAGCGCAGCCTTGCCTCGCTGCTCTCCTATAATGTGGATGGGGTGATTCTATCCGATCGTGACCACACGCCGCGCAGCCTGCGCATGCTGGAAACGGCGGGTATTCCCATCGTCGAGATCATGGATACCCACCGTCCGCCGCTGCAGCAGGCGGTGGGCTACGACAACGTTCGTGCCGCTTACGACATGGTCAGCGAGATGATTCGCCGCGGCCGTCGTCAGGTGATCTACCTCGCCGTTCGGCTCGATGAGCGTACCCGTCAGCGCGAGCTGGGGTATCGTCAAGCCATGGAAGAGCGGGGTCTTACCCCCGTGACGCTACAGAGCAGTCAGCGCTCCTCTTACACCGTGGGTGCCGCGTTGATGCAGGAAATTCAGCGCGACTACCCCGACGCGGACGGCATTTTTTGTACCAACGACGACGTCGCAGTGGGGGCCTATTTCGAGTGCTTGCGCCAGAGCATTGCCGTGCCAGAGCAGATGGCCATTGCCGGTTTCCATGGCCACGACGTTGGGCAGGCGATGACGCCACGTTTGGCGAGTGTCGTGACTCCTCGTCAAGCCATCGGTAAAGCGGCTGCCAAGACGCTACTGGCGCGCATTCGTGGCGAAGCGCTGGAGCAGAAAGTGGTGGATTTGGGATACCGCATCGAGGCAGGGAGCACGCTTTAA
- a CDS encoding response regulator transcription factor, with protein sequence MPSPTPLSTPPNVIAVIDDDDALRDSLVWLLESVGLTPRAFASGDAFFAASHDDLGALLLDVRMPGMSGLQVQQRLIDQQARLPIIMMTGHGDVPMAVAALKNGAFEFIEKPFNHQQLIDVVQRALSSAEQQHQRQQSIAQLKACFETLRPKEQRIVVHVAEGMTSREIADHMGISAKTVEVYRLRAMKAMGAANVAALVRQAVALSLVPALPPAPGTRD encoded by the coding sequence ATGCCCTCGCCTACTCCTTTATCGACGCCCCCTAACGTCATTGCGGTGATCGACGACGACGACGCCCTGCGTGACTCTCTTGTCTGGCTGTTGGAATCGGTGGGGCTCACCCCCCGCGCCTTCGCCAGCGGTGACGCTTTTTTTGCGGCCTCCCACGATGACTTAGGCGCTCTACTGTTGGACGTGCGCATGCCGGGCATGAGCGGGCTGCAGGTGCAGCAACGGCTAATCGACCAGCAGGCCCGCCTGCCGATCATCATGATGACCGGGCATGGCGACGTGCCCATGGCGGTGGCGGCGCTAAAAAATGGCGCGTTCGAGTTCATCGAAAAGCCTTTCAACCACCAGCAGTTGATCGACGTCGTGCAGCGAGCGCTCAGCAGTGCCGAGCAGCAGCACCAACGCCAGCAGTCGATAGCGCAGCTAAAAGCCTGCTTCGAGACGCTTCGCCCGAAAGAGCAGCGCATTGTGGTGCACGTGGCGGAGGGGATGACGAGCCGGGAAATCGCCGACCATATGGGGATCAGCGCCAAAACCGTCGAGGTGTATCGACTGCGGGCGATGAAGGCGATGGGAGCGGCCAATGTGGCCGCCCTCGTGCGTCAGGCAGTGGCACTGTCGCTAGTGCCCGCACTTCCTCCTGCCCCAGGGACGCGTGATTAG